Proteins encoded within one genomic window of Oceanococcus sp. HetDA_MAG_MS8:
- a CDS encoding HesA/MoeB/ThiF family protein has product MNRYGRQLVLPELGEAGQTALSDASVTLVGCGGLGNLAAAYLAGAGVGRINLVDHDHLSLDNLHRQVLYTEDDVALPKAEQLARRLAQLNSEVDVVAHTQRAEASLLKELLAQSDLVLDCCDNYPTRYLINQQCVQHRVSLVSAAAIRLDGLVLALEPGRQGRACYACVFPEAEQARAESCSDSGVLGPSVGVVASWQAALALQILTGRGQADILWRWSAASGRLTSAQVSKDPECVSCGSAGLGTAALPRS; this is encoded by the coding sequence ATGAATCGTTATGGGCGGCAACTTGTACTCCCGGAACTCGGAGAGGCCGGACAAACGGCTTTAAGCGATGCCAGTGTCACCCTGGTGGGCTGTGGCGGCCTGGGCAATCTCGCGGCGGCCTACTTGGCAGGCGCCGGCGTCGGCCGAATCAACCTTGTCGACCATGACCACCTTAGCCTGGATAACCTGCACCGGCAGGTGCTCTACACCGAAGACGATGTCGCCCTGCCCAAGGCCGAGCAACTGGCGCGGCGCCTGGCTCAGCTCAATTCAGAAGTCGATGTGGTGGCGCATACCCAACGCGCGGAGGCCTCATTGCTCAAAGAGCTACTCGCTCAGTCAGACCTAGTGTTGGATTGCTGCGACAACTACCCCACGCGGTATTTGATTAACCAACAATGCGTTCAACACAGAGTGAGTCTGGTTAGCGCAGCGGCGATTCGCTTGGACGGTTTGGTGCTGGCTTTGGAGCCTGGTCGCCAAGGACGCGCCTGTTATGCCTGCGTCTTCCCCGAAGCCGAGCAAGCGCGCGCGGAAAGCTGCAGTGACAGCGGCGTATTGGGGCCTAGCGTTGGGGTGGTTGCCAGCTGGCAGGCGGCTTTGGCATTGCAAATCTTGACGGGGCGAGGCCAAGCGGACATTCTGTGGCGTTGGTCTGCCGCTTCCGGCCGACTGACTTCAGCGCAAGTCAGCAAAGATCCGGAATGCGTCAGCTGTGGCTCCGCTGGCCTGGGGACAGCGGCACTTCCTCGATCTTGA
- the prmC gene encoding peptide chain release factor N(5)-glutamine methyltransferase, which produces MTAPAPTVRAYLRALAEELGELSAAPEQEVQRWLCQEYGWSRAQLFARLNQAPPRALSASAWSRRLAGEPEAYIFGHQGFYGLELEVTPAVLIPRPDTEVLVDMALAQAAQLPADATVVDLGTGSGAIALALAQAQPQWQIIAVERSPEALAVAQRNGQRLGLEVDWRLGDWLHPLGGQSVHMVLSNPPYVAPGDPHLRALEHEPISALVAAEDGLADIQQIITQAASHLMPQGPLLIEHGSEQGAAVREQLATAGYQNIRTQADMAGLERVSVGVHP; this is translated from the coding sequence TTGACAGCCCCTGCGCCCACGGTGCGTGCGTATCTACGCGCACTGGCTGAGGAGCTGGGCGAGCTGAGCGCGGCCCCGGAGCAGGAAGTACAGCGCTGGCTCTGCCAGGAATACGGCTGGAGCCGCGCCCAACTCTTCGCGCGCTTAAACCAAGCTCCTCCTCGAGCGCTATCGGCCAGCGCTTGGAGTCGTCGATTGGCCGGCGAGCCAGAGGCTTATATTTTCGGGCACCAAGGCTTCTATGGGCTTGAGCTTGAAGTGACGCCAGCTGTGCTGATCCCACGCCCCGATACCGAAGTACTGGTCGACATGGCTCTGGCGCAAGCCGCACAGCTCCCTGCAGACGCAACCGTGGTTGACCTAGGCACGGGATCTGGGGCCATCGCTTTGGCACTCGCGCAGGCGCAGCCGCAATGGCAGATCATTGCTGTGGAGCGCAGCCCCGAGGCCCTGGCAGTCGCCCAGCGCAATGGTCAAAGACTGGGGCTAGAGGTCGATTGGCGCCTGGGCGACTGGCTGCATCCGCTGGGCGGGCAGTCCGTGCATATGGTGCTTAGCAACCCTCCCTACGTGGCTCCAGGCGACCCCCACCTGCGCGCCTTAGAGCATGAGCCCATCAGCGCCCTGGTAGCCGCCGAGGACGGCCTGGCCGACATCCAGCAGATCATTACGCAGGCCGCTTCGCATCTGATGCCTCAGGGGCCGCTGCTCATCGAGCATGGCAGCGAACAAGGCGCGGCGGTCCGTGAGCAACTTGCCACCGCGGGCTACCAAAACATTCGCACCCAAGCCGACATGGCGGGCTTGGAGCGCGTCAGTGTGGGAGTCCACCCATGA
- the prfA gene encoding peptide chain release factor 1: MSPSITARLNDLLARHEDLGAELSDPEVISDQARFRKYSQEYAQLEPVVSNWQQLQSVQKEQAELTSWSQGDDAELRDMARAELPALQEQEQALVEELRVQLLPKDARDDANIYLEVRAGTGGDEAAIFAGDLFSMYERYVTELGWQLEVLSANQGEHGGFKEVIARVVGHGAYSRLKFEAGTHRVQRVPDTESQGRIHTSACTVAILAEADDVEDVDIASSDLRIDTYRASGAGGQHVNKTDSAVRITHLPTGTVVECQEERSQHKNRARAMSLLKTKLLDEQRQAQSASQAADRKAMVGSGDRSERIRTYNYPQGRVTDHRINLTLYRLDAVLAGELNLLIDPLTQESQALALAALGD; this comes from the coding sequence CTGAGCCCCTCTATTACCGCCCGGCTAAATGACCTGCTGGCCCGCCACGAAGACCTTGGCGCCGAACTCAGCGACCCGGAAGTCATTTCCGACCAAGCGCGGTTCCGCAAGTATTCGCAGGAATATGCGCAATTGGAGCCGGTCGTATCGAATTGGCAACAATTGCAATCGGTGCAGAAGGAGCAAGCCGAGCTCACCAGCTGGTCGCAGGGCGACGATGCTGAGCTGCGCGATATGGCCCGCGCCGAGCTACCTGCGCTGCAAGAGCAAGAACAAGCTCTGGTCGAAGAACTCCGCGTCCAGCTCCTGCCCAAAGATGCGCGAGACGACGCCAACATCTACCTCGAGGTACGCGCTGGCACCGGCGGGGATGAAGCCGCGATTTTCGCTGGCGACCTCTTCAGCATGTATGAACGTTACGTCACCGAGCTGGGCTGGCAACTGGAGGTGTTGTCCGCCAATCAGGGCGAGCATGGCGGATTCAAAGAAGTGATTGCCCGAGTCGTTGGCCACGGGGCTTACTCGCGGCTGAAATTTGAAGCCGGCACACACCGCGTGCAGCGCGTTCCAGATACCGAGTCTCAGGGGCGCATCCACACCTCGGCATGTACGGTCGCCATTTTGGCCGAGGCAGACGATGTAGAAGATGTGGACATTGCCAGCAGCGATTTGCGCATCGACACCTACCGCGCCTCCGGTGCCGGCGGCCAGCACGTGAATAAGACCGACTCCGCCGTGCGCATTACCCACCTCCCTACCGGCACAGTGGTGGAGTGTCAGGAAGAGCGTTCCCAGCATAAAAACCGCGCGCGGGCCATGTCCTTGCTCAAAACCAAACTGCTGGACGAGCAGCGCCAGGCCCAAAGCGCATCGCAGGCGGCCGACCGCAAAGCCATGGTCGGCAGTGGTGACCGCTCGGAGCGAATTCGCACCTACAACTACCCACAGGGCCGAGTGACCGACCATCGCATCAACCTCACCTTGTATAGGCTGGACGCGGTGCTCGCTGGTGAGCTCAACTTGCTGATCGACCCACTCACCCAAGAAAGCCAGGCTTTGGCCCTGGCGGCCTTAGGCGATTGA
- the hemA gene encoding glutamyl-tRNA reductase, with the protein MPLLATGLNHRSAHIDLREQAAFQQDTLPAALDDLLSQPDVQEGLIVSTCNRTEIYTFGGAPEQIHDWVARQRGLPLADLREHSYVKLDTDAAEHALRVACGLDSLVLGEPQILGQMKQAWQHARRGGALGPVLERLFQHAFGTAKVVRHATALGAGQVSVAACAARIASEIFGSLRGRDVLIIGAGETAELMARYLADNGRPRITIANRSQPRAQALAQEFNGASCGLDALPQFVGVADVIVGCAALEHPILDAERLRAAIGRRKRKPVLMLDLGVPRNFADDVANSEDVFLYGVDDLQSRVDLGAAGRAAAAEEASRIVTARSEEFSSWLQSRELDLGLTTLEQRWQEELNTLRERAFTRLQAGDDPQAVLERMQHAAIRRLLHAPRRHVRELPQELRGRAVNQLQSLFDLPPIDPSDDQDI; encoded by the coding sequence GTGCCGCTCCTCGCTACCGGGCTGAATCATCGCTCCGCTCACATAGACTTGCGCGAACAGGCTGCGTTCCAACAGGACACGCTGCCCGCTGCGCTGGATGATCTATTGAGCCAGCCCGATGTGCAGGAGGGGCTGATTGTCTCGACCTGTAACCGCACCGAAATTTACACCTTCGGCGGAGCCCCCGAACAGATACATGACTGGGTGGCGCGCCAACGCGGCTTGCCGCTGGCGGACTTGCGCGAGCATAGCTACGTCAAGCTAGACACCGACGCAGCCGAACACGCCCTGCGCGTGGCTTGCGGGCTGGACTCTCTGGTGTTGGGAGAACCGCAGATCCTGGGGCAAATGAAGCAGGCCTGGCAGCACGCCCGGCGCGGTGGCGCCCTAGGCCCGGTATTGGAACGCTTGTTTCAGCATGCCTTCGGTACAGCCAAGGTTGTCCGCCACGCCACGGCGCTAGGTGCTGGACAGGTCTCGGTGGCGGCCTGCGCCGCGCGCATTGCTAGCGAGATCTTCGGCAGCTTGCGTGGCCGCGACGTACTCATTATCGGCGCCGGTGAAACTGCGGAGCTCATGGCCCGCTATTTGGCCGACAACGGGCGGCCACGCATCACCATTGCCAACCGTAGCCAGCCACGCGCCCAGGCGCTGGCTCAGGAATTCAACGGCGCCAGCTGCGGGCTGGATGCGCTACCGCAATTTGTCGGTGTGGCCGACGTTATTGTGGGTTGCGCCGCCCTGGAACACCCCATCTTGGACGCCGAGCGGCTGCGCGCCGCGATTGGACGGCGTAAACGCAAGCCAGTGCTCATGCTCGACCTGGGCGTTCCGCGAAACTTTGCCGATGATGTGGCCAACAGTGAAGATGTGTTCCTCTACGGCGTAGACGACCTGCAAAGCCGGGTCGACCTGGGCGCTGCCGGCCGTGCTGCGGCCGCCGAAGAAGCAAGCCGAATTGTGACCGCACGCAGTGAAGAGTTCAGCAGCTGGCTGCAAAGTCGGGAGCTAGACCTCGGCCTCACGACCCTGGAGCAGCGCTGGCAAGAGGAACTCAACACCCTGCGCGAGCGCGCATTCACGAGGCTGCAAGCTGGCGACGATCCCCAAGCCGTACTGGAGCGGATGCAGCATGCAGCCATTCGGCGTTTACTGCATGCTCCACGCCGACATGTGCGTGAATTACCGCAAGAACTGCGCGGCCGCGCAGTGAATCAGCTGCAAAGCCTGTTTGACTTGCCTCCCATCGACCCCTCCGACGACCAGGACATCTAA
- a CDS encoding tetratricopeptide repeat protein — translation MRSMKIEFYLFSAALSLGLAGCAQLGPNKPWAPATADAQLGSAADMGPGTRATALVLAGEVAAGRGQLGVAAKALLEAAQLRKDGALAERAARMAFAAEDPELALKASKVWRDLVPENHLAANLELRALLGLGRAQVEDLAAWLDSDHGLQTAEAERQLTAVVAAASPDAQAALGLMGALEAQRPSAALAYGLGVLAVQFERPDIALDALGRARQRGWPAEQCDELMLRVHLAQAELDAARAVLSRLQQQRSDDRAALLGLGQILLDAEAWDLAQAHFELLQQRWADDPASLLALGLLAAQAGDDAQAGDYFERLWEQGTRSDEAAWQLGRLAARAEDWDAAADWFARVSGGSRAVDAELGLAQALARQGQLLQARARLAALRAAQPAEAARSFQAEAELLQALGDAGEALLVLDAGIAQTGSLSLLYTRALVRADAGQIEAATADLESILAEESDNVQALNALGYMLADSNRDLPRARKLIERALRMRPDDPAIRDSLGWVLFRLGELDRARELLASAYADYPDPEVAAHLGEVMWRQGDLSAAREFLREALRQHPQSEPLNRVWQQMLQSP, via the coding sequence ATGCGCAGCATGAAGATTGAGTTTTACCTATTCAGCGCAGCCCTATCGCTGGGGTTGGCGGGCTGTGCACAGCTCGGTCCCAACAAGCCTTGGGCGCCGGCGACAGCAGATGCTCAGCTCGGTTCTGCCGCGGACATGGGGCCGGGGACGCGGGCTACCGCTCTGGTTTTGGCGGGCGAGGTGGCAGCCGGGCGTGGTCAACTTGGAGTGGCCGCAAAGGCATTGCTGGAAGCAGCGCAGCTGCGCAAGGATGGCGCCTTGGCTGAACGGGCTGCGCGCATGGCCTTTGCCGCAGAAGACCCTGAGTTGGCGCTTAAAGCCAGCAAGGTCTGGCGCGACCTGGTTCCCGAGAATCATCTGGCGGCCAATCTCGAGCTGCGTGCGTTGCTGGGTTTGGGACGGGCCCAGGTCGAGGATTTGGCGGCCTGGTTGGACTCGGATCATGGCTTGCAGACAGCAGAGGCCGAGCGTCAGTTAACCGCAGTTGTGGCTGCGGCTAGCCCGGATGCGCAGGCGGCTCTGGGCCTCATGGGGGCGCTGGAAGCACAACGGCCTAGCGCGGCTCTGGCCTATGGGCTGGGGGTGTTGGCAGTGCAGTTTGAGCGTCCGGATATTGCGCTCGATGCCTTGGGGCGTGCGCGTCAGCGCGGCTGGCCCGCAGAGCAATGCGATGAACTGATGCTGCGCGTGCATCTGGCTCAGGCTGAGCTTGACGCGGCGCGGGCCGTGCTTTCCCGTTTACAGCAGCAGCGCAGCGATGATCGCGCGGCGCTGCTTGGCTTGGGGCAAATTTTACTGGATGCCGAAGCCTGGGATCTGGCGCAGGCGCATTTTGAGTTATTACAGCAGCGTTGGGCTGACGATCCGGCCTCGCTGTTGGCGTTAGGGCTACTCGCGGCCCAGGCTGGGGACGATGCCCAGGCGGGAGACTATTTTGAGCGGCTATGGGAGCAGGGTACGCGCTCGGATGAAGCCGCTTGGCAGCTCGGGCGTTTGGCCGCGAGGGCCGAAGACTGGGACGCCGCCGCCGATTGGTTTGCGCGCGTCAGTGGTGGTAGTCGGGCCGTCGATGCTGAACTGGGTTTGGCGCAAGCTCTGGCGCGTCAAGGTCAGTTATTACAAGCGCGAGCGCGCCTTGCGGCGCTGCGCGCCGCGCAACCGGCGGAGGCCGCACGAAGTTTTCAGGCCGAGGCGGAGCTTTTGCAGGCTCTGGGGGATGCGGGTGAAGCTTTGCTGGTGCTGGATGCCGGCATTGCGCAAACCGGTTCCTTAAGCCTGCTGTACACCCGCGCCCTTGTTCGCGCCGATGCAGGCCAAATTGAGGCCGCAACCGCTGACTTAGAGTCGATCCTCGCCGAGGAGAGTGACAATGTGCAGGCGCTGAATGCCTTGGGCTACATGTTGGCGGACTCTAATCGGGACCTGCCGCGAGCACGCAAGCTCATCGAGCGGGCCTTGCGTATGCGTCCCGATGACCCTGCTATTCGCGACAGCTTGGGCTGGGTGTTGTTCCGTTTGGGAGAGCTGGACCGTGCGCGCGAGCTGCTAGCGAGTGCTTACGCGGATTACCCTGACCCAGAGGTGGCGGCGCACTTAGGCGAAGTGATGTGGCGGCAGGGTGACCTCAGTGCGGCGCGGGAGTTTCTGCGTGAAGCCTTGCGTCAACACCCACAAAGCGAGCCACTGAACCGTGTTTGGCAGCAGATGTTGCAGTCCCCCTAA
- the ispE gene encoding 4-(cytidine 5'-diphospho)-2-C-methyl-D-erythritol kinase, with amino-acid sequence MSAQLAAGQRFAAPAKVNRCLHVLGRGADGYHRLQTVFQFLDWGDELEIEAQPEPAISLAGDLSGVAVPDNLAWRAATLLQRAAGVRRGVHIRLFKRIPPGSGLGGGSSDAATVLCVLNRLWGLHWPLSRLEQLGLELGADVPVFVRGRACIAEGRGEHMQPVELPESAVCVALPAVHCSTAKVFARPEVRRNTARFECSDWPQAVAQARNDCLPGALALYPQLASLEQRLHDCHNNFTMSGTGSAFFCTMQNREEARTIAGFVKAAGIQAVVTNLSNVSALHQAWDQL; translated from the coding sequence ATGAGTGCGCAGTTAGCGGCCGGGCAACGCTTTGCGGCTCCGGCCAAGGTGAACCGATGTCTGCATGTGCTGGGGCGCGGTGCCGATGGTTACCACCGCCTGCAAACCGTGTTTCAGTTCCTGGACTGGGGCGATGAGCTTGAGATCGAAGCCCAGCCTGAGCCTGCCATCAGCTTGGCCGGTGATCTGAGCGGGGTCGCGGTGCCAGATAATTTGGCCTGGCGTGCTGCTACGCTGCTTCAGCGCGCGGCAGGAGTGCGGCGTGGGGTGCATATTCGACTGTTCAAGCGCATTCCTCCCGGTAGTGGGCTAGGCGGGGGAAGCTCCGATGCTGCCACGGTGTTGTGTGTGCTCAATCGCCTTTGGGGCTTGCATTGGCCCTTGAGCCGATTGGAGCAACTCGGTCTGGAGCTGGGCGCCGACGTGCCTGTGTTTGTTCGCGGTCGAGCTTGCATTGCCGAGGGGAGAGGCGAGCATATGCAGCCTGTGGAACTACCGGAATCCGCAGTGTGTGTAGCGTTGCCCGCCGTGCATTGCTCAACGGCTAAGGTGTTCGCACGCCCTGAAGTGAGGCGGAATACGGCGCGTTTCGAGTGCTCTGATTGGCCGCAGGCCGTGGCGCAGGCGCGCAATGATTGCCTTCCGGGGGCCCTGGCCTTGTATCCGCAGCTAGCCTCGCTGGAACAACGCTTGCATGACTGTCATAACAATTTCACAATGAGCGGAACTGGCAGCGCGTTTTTTTGCACTATGCAAAACCGTGAAGAAGCGCGTACAATTGCGGGCTTCGTTAAGGCGGCAGGCATTCAAGCAGTCGTTACCAATCTGAGCAATGTTTCGGCGTTGCATCAGGCCTGGGATCAACTGTGA
- a CDS encoding ribose-phosphate pyrophosphokinase, giving the protein MLFSGNANKPLALQIAEAMRSRLGKATVGRFSDGEVAVEIEENVRGKDVFVVQPTCAPTNDNIMELLTMIDALRRASAGRITAVIPYFGYARQDRRPRSARVPITAKLVADMISEAGASRVLTVDLHAEQIQGFFSVPVDNVYASPVLLSDIWKQKYASQIVVSPDVGGVVRARAVAKRLDADLAIIDKRRPRANEAEVMHIIGSVEGKTCIIVDDLVDTAGTLAQAAKALKDRGALAVHAYVTHAVLSGKAPQNLVSSALDSLVVTDTIPLSEPIIATGKVRTLPIATLLAETIRRVSAEESVSSLYMD; this is encoded by the coding sequence ATGTTGTTTAGCGGCAATGCCAACAAGCCGCTCGCTTTGCAGATTGCTGAAGCCATGCGTTCGCGCTTGGGCAAGGCGACCGTGGGTCGATTCTCGGACGGTGAAGTTGCCGTCGAAATCGAGGAAAACGTCCGCGGAAAAGACGTGTTTGTGGTGCAGCCAACCTGCGCACCCACCAACGACAACATCATGGAGCTGCTGACCATGATCGACGCCTTACGGCGTGCGTCAGCGGGTCGTATCACGGCTGTCATTCCGTACTTTGGCTACGCCCGGCAAGATCGCCGGCCGCGCAGTGCGCGTGTGCCGATTACGGCCAAGTTGGTTGCCGACATGATTTCTGAAGCCGGCGCTAGCCGGGTGCTCACCGTGGACTTACACGCGGAGCAGATTCAAGGCTTCTTTTCTGTTCCTGTCGACAATGTCTATGCGTCTCCGGTGTTGCTATCCGATATCTGGAAGCAGAAATACGCCAGCCAAATTGTGGTATCGCCCGATGTTGGCGGTGTGGTGCGGGCGCGAGCCGTGGCGAAGCGCTTGGATGCCGACCTGGCCATCATCGACAAGCGCCGGCCGCGCGCCAATGAGGCCGAAGTGATGCATATCATCGGTAGTGTCGAGGGGAAAACCTGCATTATCGTTGACGACTTAGTCGACACGGCAGGCACCCTGGCGCAAGCCGCCAAGGCCCTGAAAGATCGCGGCGCGTTGGCTGTGCATGCTTACGTGACTCACGCCGTTTTGTCGGGCAAGGCTCCGCAGAACCTCGTGAGCTCTGCGCTGGACTCTTTGGTTGTTACCGACACCATCCCGCTCTCCGAGCCCATTATCGCCACCGGAAAAGTGCGGACCTTGCCCATTGCTACCCTGTTAGCCGAAACCATTCGCCGGGTGTCTGCAGAAGAGTCGGTGAGTTCGCTGTACATGGACTGA
- a CDS encoding 50S ribosomal protein L25/general stress protein Ctc, translating to MQEDFIINAQPRTAQGKGASRRLRRENLVPAILYGGHAEPVNLQVNRFELDKHLEHESFYSHVLTVKLPDGEEKAVLKDVQRHPAKPLVLHLDLQRVVAGEAIKMQVPVHFINEGGSPAKKAGGVIEHLVTEVEVTCLPSKLPEYIEVDCANLELDASIHMTELALPEGVKLVALMHGDDQTICVAHKTRAQVEPDAEDAEEEEGGDED from the coding sequence ATGCAAGAAGATTTCATCATTAATGCGCAGCCGCGCACCGCGCAGGGTAAGGGTGCGAGCCGCCGCCTGCGCCGTGAAAACCTGGTGCCGGCTATTCTCTACGGCGGTCATGCGGAACCGGTGAACCTGCAGGTCAACCGCTTCGAGCTCGACAAGCATCTGGAGCACGAGTCTTTCTACTCACATGTGCTCACCGTGAAACTGCCGGATGGCGAAGAAAAAGCCGTTCTCAAAGACGTACAACGCCACCCAGCTAAGCCTTTGGTGCTCCACCTGGACCTGCAGCGTGTTGTTGCTGGCGAAGCCATCAAAATGCAGGTGCCTGTGCACTTCATCAACGAAGGCGGTAGCCCGGCCAAGAAAGCTGGCGGCGTGATCGAGCACTTGGTAACTGAAGTGGAAGTGACCTGCCTGCCTAGCAAGCTGCCGGAGTACATTGAAGTGGATTGCGCCAATTTGGAATTGGATGCGTCTATTCACATGACTGAGCTGGCACTGCCCGAGGGTGTGAAGCTGGTCGCCCTGATGCATGGTGACGATCAAACCATTTGTGTAGCTCACAAAACGCGTGCACAGGTTGAGCCGGATGCCGAAGACGCTGAAGAAGAAGAGGGCGGCGACGAAGACTGA
- the pth gene encoding aminoacyl-tRNA hydrolase: MPVQRTLIAGLGNPGDKYSRTRHNAGFWMVDLLARSGHTSWKLQSKLHAEVCEIELAGGRRALLAKPQTFMNKSGLALRAIMDFYKIDLAQVLVAHDELDLPPGRVRMKRGGGAGGHNGLKDIIQHCGPDFLRMRIGVGHPGRKEAVLGYVLSAAGAEEQAQLDQGCDLAAGAVEDWMLAGWDAAVQRLHSAC, from the coding sequence ATGCCAGTACAACGCACTCTCATCGCCGGCCTGGGTAATCCGGGTGACAAGTATTCACGAACCCGGCACAACGCTGGATTCTGGATGGTGGATCTCTTGGCTCGTTCCGGACATACCAGCTGGAAGCTTCAGTCAAAGTTGCATGCCGAGGTGTGTGAGATTGAATTGGCTGGTGGGCGGCGCGCGCTACTGGCCAAACCCCAGACATTCATGAATAAATCCGGGCTCGCGCTGCGCGCCATCATGGATTTCTACAAAATCGACCTCGCTCAGGTGCTGGTCGCTCATGATGAACTGGATCTGCCACCAGGGCGGGTGCGGATGAAACGGGGTGGGGGAGCTGGCGGACACAACGGCCTTAAAGACATCATCCAACACTGTGGCCCCGACTTTCTGCGGATGCGCATAGGCGTCGGTCACCCCGGACGTAAGGAAGCGGTGCTGGGGTACGTGTTGTCTGCGGCGGGCGCAGAGGAACAAGCGCAGCTTGATCAAGGCTGTGACTTGGCGGCCGGCGCCGTTGAGGACTGGATGCTTGCGGGTTGGGACGCTGCCGTGCAAAGGCTGCATAGTGCTTGCTAA
- the ychF gene encoding redox-regulated ATPase YchF, whose protein sequence is MAIRCGIVGLPNVGKSTLFNALTKAGIAAENYPFCTIDPNVGIVPVPDPRLQSLADIVSPQKILPATCEFVDIAGLVAGASKGEGLGNQFLGHIRETHAIAHVVRCFEDDDVIHVSGSIGPVRDAEVINTELVLADLEVVMRTRERSAKVAKSGDKSARARVELLDQLIAHMDEGNPARTLELGDEQRLSLRDLNLLTLKPILYVANVAEDGFSNNPLLDAVHAMAEREGAQVVAVCGAMEAELAVLDADEQTEFLADLGLEEPGLNRLVRAAYELLGLQTYFTAGEKEVRAWAVRKGATAPQAAGVIHTDFEKGFIRAEVVAYDDYIACGGEAKAKEAGKWRLEGKDYIVQEGDVMHFRFNV, encoded by the coding sequence ATGGCGATTCGTTGCGGCATCGTAGGTCTTCCCAACGTGGGTAAGTCGACGCTCTTTAACGCGCTGACCAAGGCGGGTATTGCAGCCGAGAACTACCCCTTCTGCACCATTGACCCCAATGTTGGCATTGTCCCGGTGCCCGATCCCCGTCTACAGTCCTTGGCCGACATTGTTTCGCCGCAGAAAATTTTGCCGGCAACCTGCGAGTTTGTGGACATTGCAGGCTTGGTTGCTGGGGCGTCAAAGGGCGAAGGGCTAGGCAATCAGTTCTTAGGGCATATTCGGGAAACCCATGCCATCGCCCATGTTGTGCGCTGCTTTGAGGATGATGATGTCATTCATGTGAGTGGCAGCATCGGCCCTGTGCGCGACGCAGAAGTGATTAATACCGAGCTGGTGCTGGCCGATTTGGAAGTTGTCATGCGTACCCGCGAGCGGAGCGCCAAGGTGGCCAAAAGCGGCGACAAATCGGCACGCGCAAGGGTTGAGCTGCTGGATCAGCTTATTGCGCATATGGATGAAGGCAACCCTGCGCGCACCTTGGAGCTGGGCGACGAGCAGCGCCTGAGTTTGCGGGACCTCAACTTGCTCACGCTCAAGCCAATTCTGTACGTGGCCAACGTTGCCGAAGATGGCTTCAGCAATAACCCGTTGCTCGACGCCGTGCATGCTATGGCGGAGCGTGAAGGGGCTCAGGTGGTGGCCGTATGCGGTGCTATGGAAGCGGAGCTGGCGGTCCTGGACGCTGACGAACAAACGGAGTTTCTGGCCGACCTTGGCCTGGAAGAGCCTGGCCTCAACCGGTTGGTGCGCGCTGCTTACGAGCTGCTCGGGCTGCAGACCTATTTCACTGCAGGCGAAAAAGAAGTGCGCGCCTGGGCCGTGCGCAAGGGTGCGACTGCTCCGCAGGCCGCTGGCGTCATTCATACCGATTTTGAAAAAGGTTTCATCCGGGCCGAAGTGGTGGCCTATGATGATTACATCGCCTGCGGTGGCGAGGCCAAAGCTAAAGAGGCCGGAAAGTGGCGCCTGGAGGGCAAGGATTACATTGTCCAAGAAGGCGATGTGATGCACTTCCGCTTCAATGTTTGA